The following are encoded together in the Dyella terrae genome:
- a CDS encoding DUF2971 domain-containing protein, with product MLATVGNLCATPYGQVRVHLYHFLEAKWALDNIRHRRLKISRLDKLNDPFEFFAVDLSDKDFRRALIRTRDKMAADRGIICFCNNWRNPLMWAHYGDRYKGICLGFDVIAPEGTIAKIDYVERRLKRPADFLAQTEAGKLAFLQRLITTKFHHWQYEGEHRLHVSLRRKRP from the coding sequence ATGTTGGCGACGGTCGGTAATCTTTGCGCCACACCCTATGGACAAGTCCGCGTGCACCTATATCACTTTCTAGAGGCCAAATGGGCACTGGATAACATCCGTCATCGGCGATTGAAAATATCGCGCCTGGATAAGCTCAACGACCCCTTTGAATTTTTCGCCGTAGATCTCTCAGACAAGGACTTTCGTCGAGCCTTGATTCGAACTCGCGATAAGATGGCGGCTGATCGCGGCATCATTTGTTTCTGCAATAACTGGCGCAACCCACTCATGTGGGCGCACTACGGCGACCGATACAAGGGTATTTGCCTGGGCTTTGATGTGATCGCCCCAGAAGGAACCATCGCCAAGATCGATTACGTGGAAAGGCGGCTCAAACGGCCCGCAGATTTCCTCGCGCAGACAGAGGCCGGCAAGCTCGCCTTTCTTCAGCGCCTAATCACGACGAAGTTCCATCACTGGCAGTACGAGGGCGAGCACCGGCTCCACGTCAGCCTGAGACGCAAAAGACCCTGA